In one window of Henckelia pumila isolate YLH828 chromosome 1, ASM3356847v2, whole genome shotgun sequence DNA:
- the LOC140875330 gene encoding OVARIAN TUMOR DOMAIN-containing deubiquitinating enzyme 1, which translates to MQSEDGHVVESESEAIKSVQTPEIDSWEHFRDDDITLLHSTFQAEEAVKVPFIGDKEPISSLAVEYQLGSPILLEKIKVLSAQYAAIRRTRGDGNCFFRSFMFAYLDYILESQNRAEVDRITANVEQCRKTLLSLGHAEFTFEDFFALFLEQLESVVPGSEAPISHDELVQRSRDQSTSDYVVMFFRFITSGEIRKRTEFYEPFIHGLTNMSVEQFCKSSVEPMGEESDHVHITALSDALGIPIRIVYLDRSCDDKGHVNINHHDFTPFATDPSNTNACSSEAQKPFITLLYRPGHYDILYPK; encoded by the exons ATGCAGAGTGAGGATGGTCATGTGGTGGAGTCTGAGTCGGAGGCCATTAAATCCGTTCAAACACCTGAAATAGATAGCTGGGAGCATTTCAGGGATGATGATATTACGCTGCTGCATTCTACCTTCCAGGCTGAGGAAGCTGTGAAAGTTCCATTCATTGGTGACAAG GAACCTATCTCCTCGCTAGCAGTTGAATATCAGTTGGGAAGCCCTATTTTGCTGGAGAAAATCAAG GTTCTGTCTGCACAATACGCTGCCATCAGGCGAACAAGGGGAGATGGGAATTGCTTCTTTCGGAGCTTCATGTTTGCTTACCTT GACTATATTCTTGAATCACAAAATCGGGCAGAAGTTGACCGCATTACGGCCAATGTGGAGCAATGCAGAAAGACACTTCTCAGTTTGGGCCATGCTGAATTTACTTTTGAAGATTTTTTTGCG CTATTTCTTGAGCAACTTGAAAGTGTTGTTCCCGGGAGTGAAGCTCCCATCAG CCATGATGAACTTGTTCAGAGAAGTAGAGATCAGTCAACATCTGACTACG TTGTGATGTTCTTCAGATTTATTACATCTGGTGAAATAAGAAAACGTACAGAGTTCTATGAACCATTTATTCATGGACTAACAAATATGTCGGTGGAGCAG TTTTGCAAGTCATCTGTGGAACCAATGGGAGAAGAGAGTGATCATGTTCACATCACAGCATTGTCAGACGCATTGGGAATTCCAATACGCATAGTGTATCTTGACCGAAGTTGCGACGATAAAGGACATGTCAACATAAACCATCACGATTTCACTCCATTTGCAACTGATCCTAGCAACACTAACGCTTGTAGTTCTGAGGCACAAAAGCCGTTTATTACCTTGCTATACCGACCAGGTCATTACGATATCCTGTACCCTAAATGA